The Vitis riparia cultivar Riparia Gloire de Montpellier isolate 1030 chromosome 3, EGFV_Vit.rip_1.0, whole genome shotgun sequence genome includes a region encoding these proteins:
- the LOC117908999 gene encoding protein RADIALIS-like 1, with translation MASSSMSSRSSGSSWTAKQNKAFEEALAVYDKDTPDRWYNVARAVGGKTVEEVKRHYEILVEDIKSIDSDKVPFPNYKTTGASGRSNMSDQEKRMMNLRLR, from the exons ATGGCATCCAGCTCAATGTCCTCCCGCAGCTCTGGCTCATCCTGGACTGCCAAGCAAAACAAAGCCTTTGAAGAGGCGCTTGCAGTGTATGACAAGGACACCCCTGACCGCTGGTACAATGTTGCCAGGGCTGTTGGTGGGAAAACCGTGGAGGAAGTGAAGAGGCACTATGAGATCCTTGTTGAGGATATCAAGAGCATCGACTCAGACAAAGTGCCCTTCCCCAATTACAAGACTACCGGAGCTAGTGGCCGGTCCAACATGAGCGACCAGGAAAAGAG GATGATGAATCTGAGGCTCCGCTGA